The Rhopalosiphum maidis isolate BTI-1 chromosome 4, ASM367621v3, whole genome shotgun sequence region TAGCGGTAGAGAGtctgtataattttcaatattttttttgttaaataaaaaattttgaatgtaaatcatgtgttttattatttttgacttaCGCGACCCCCCAATTGAAAAACACTATTATAGGACTCAAATgcaaatgtatgtttaataactaatgagtattgatatttgaagtataataattattaggtatttaaattctgTCATTTGATCCCCAATTaccaaataatgtataaattagtttcttaattaatttgtatatattaataatgctttaaaataattaaaacgagAGTTTCTATAGCATTTTTGtaccaaattaattataaataggacaacaaatttaatttttaataattttatatttctgttttttatttagattttttgaaatgtcatCCATCAATAAAGACTTGTGTTTAAATGAACTAAATGAACAAACAAATACTACAGTTGATACCAATATTACATCAATTgtaaaagaagaaaataagGGAATTGcgtgtataaaaaaagaatatatcaTTGAGAGACATGTACCTAAGttagcaataaattatatttccgaATCAgataaaaaccaattaaatgAAGATGAACCCCCTTCTAAAAAACAGAAGTGTACAAAGAGTGTATTAAAAGGTCAAAACAAATCTAGAAATTGTACTTACTATCAAATTCCACAAGAAAACTTATGCTCAAATCTTGTTGATGGTATAGAAACAGGCTCTTGTACATTTgagaaatgtaaatttttacacaatgTCACAGagtatttggaaaaaaaacctGATGATATTGACCAAACATGTTATGTTTATTCTCTTAAGGGTCGTTGTCCTAGAGGACTGACCTGTAGATATGGAAGTAGCCACATTGAAAAtggcaaaaatattgttaaccaAACTATATATGAAACAtggaataaatgtaaaaatgaaacTAATAATCAAAACTGTGGTAAAACCTTAagtaaagaaaatatgttaaaattgagaaaaaaattatacaattttacaaaaagtGAAGAtgctgttaaaaaaattgataaggaTAAAGACTTGGGGCCTTTAATTGaggaaagttataaaaaaattaattgggaaaataaactatatttggCCCCTTTGACTACAGTTGGTAATTTACCTTTTCGAAGAGTTTGTAAAGAGTTAGGGGCTGATATAACCTGCAGTGAAATGGTTTTATCATCAAGTTTGTTACAAGGGCATAATCAAGAATGGGCATTAACTAAAAGACATGAAACAGAAGACATATTCGGGATTCAAATATGTGGTAATAATCCATATATGTTGGCTAAAAGTGCACAAGTCTTACAAGAAAATGTAAGTATGGATTTTTTAGACTTAAATTTAGGATGTCCATTAGATCAAATTTATAAGCAAGGAGCTGGTAGTGGCTTATTACTTAgaagtaaaaaattagaagTTTGCTTAAAAAGTATGAGAACAGTACTTGATGTACCTCTTACAGTAAAATCTCGCTCAGGTGTAAATAAAGATCAAAATATTGCACACGATTTAATACCAATGTTCAAAGATAGTGGAGTATCCCTTATAACAGTTCATGGAAGATCAAGAGATCAAAGATACACCAAAATGGCTGATTGGAATTATGTTAATGAATGTGCCAAATTGGCAAGTCCAGTACCAGTATTTAGCAGTGGAGATATAATGTCTTATGAagattacataaatacaaaacaacaaTTTCCGGATATAACTGGTGCTATGATTGGTCGGGGAGCTTTGATAAAACCTTGGATATTTACAGAGATTAAAGAAAATCGGCATTGGGACATAAGTAGTAGTGAACGATTaggtattttaagaaaatttgtaaattatggtCTTGAACATTGGGGTAGTGATACTCGAGGTGTGGAAACAACAAGAAGGTTTTTATTGGAATGGCTATCTTTTTGTTACCGATATATTCCTGTTGGCATTTTAGAACGCGTACCTCAAAAAGTAAACGAAAGACCACCAAATTACAAAGGAAGAGACGATTTAGAAACATTAATGGCTAGCGGAAATTGTGCTGATTGGATagaaataagtaaaatgttaCTTGGACCAGTACCTAATGGATTTCAATTTCTACCTAAACATAAGGCAAATTCTTggaaatagttaatttatattatatgatttaattatctttgttcatattatcgtattatgtttttaatattataatattatatcatgttaaGGTTTTGTGAcagtgtattaaattaatatattttaatgtgtgtataccataacatatgtattaaaattatttttaacaatttaaaatatttcaataaacaaaattcataatgtataaatactggGCGACGTGAAAGTGAacctattcaattttatcaaattcattttttgagCGTTATGACTATAGAAATAATGTAATCAATTTACtcgttcaattttataaaatgtatttaatacagtTCATTGTTCcttgtagttataataattgtattataactacGCCGATAGTCGAAACATTAAGCCATCTACGTTTAAAGATGTGAAATACACatagttaacaaaataaaaagagtATACATGTAAACatcttgttttatataaattataatatctgaatattttgaataatgaatattcgCGGTCGAACATCTTAAATCGTGATAAACAGTTTATCTTTATCAATAGTAACTACATATAACCACAGAAATAATTGTCGGTGCAGGATGGGATGGTCACACTGATAAGcaattttcataattgtttTCAGTAGCATagattatgaaatatacacaatagtcaaaatcgaataatatagatatcaaATGATCGTTTGCTTTCTTTTTCATATCTATTGGTTTATCTTAATTCGTGTTTCTGagacataattattgttatttatcttcatttaattattaactcttgttgtattaaatttaattacctttttttacAAGATTGAAGATAAATAATGTCTCTATTTAGGTAAGCAAAAGTTAGGTTTTAGTTAAAAACCTATTGTGGCTTACTattttgtgtatgtatattaatttataattccctAGTGTGTTACCAGCGCCTACACAATTCCTTCAGGATTTGGAGGAAGATGACGAATCCAACGAAACACTTGCAGAGAAAACCAATACATTTGAAGTGTATGCTGTTAAAATCCCACCATACGGTAACAGAAATGGATGGGTACCAAGGACTGTTGaagtaatgttttaaatattatattttagtcaaGTAACTAATTACTAGAGCGCAGATgcacaaaaatgttaaaatttacatgaaaataaaaaaattacggaACCCTACTATAGAACTATAGATACTAATCTacttttgttcatttttttcgaCACTTTCATCATTTTggtttatgcattttatttcccTGATTATTGATCTAAGCTCATATTTggaaaaactaattataccTACAAGTATCCctattaattagttttgatattaattgaaattataaaaatattattttaatagacaatatatatttcaaaaatgtctaaaaaaacattgaaatatgcaattaaaattgtaaagtaAGTCTTtacatttagataaatattgaaatttgcactaaaaaagtttcattttttaaatcgttatgtcgtgaaacaaattttgtgctcacttatattatacaatcaacCAAAATAACTAtgcaaatacatacaaatctaCGCTCTACTAATTACATAAtgatagatttttttcaaaatcttgCTCATGTATTAATCATAACACCTTATGGGATTTTAGTGTATTTGTAGTAGTCTATTGTCatactacaatattttgtataataagttGGATTGCAGTCAACATGTTAATGTAATAGAATTTTTCATGAGACAAAAGCAACAACATCCGTTAAAGAACAAACTGTttctattgaataataaataataaatactaaaaataatatgaattttatgaaatatacttgTTATTTGATATACGCAAAAATACATTGGTGTTAAATCACAGTCGACAATCACATGGCACCTGACAGTGctgaattaacataatataggcaGGGTAGGCCTTATGCTAGATAAAAGTGGCCATCAGAGGTGgctattttttgtaatagtgGCACTATGAGAGTTTAACCTGTCATCTGTGGTGAAtgttttaaatcttaatacagtgtctataaaaaaatgtttgcctAGGGCTATGGTCAGTCTTAATCCGAAACTGGGCCTCCTGGTGGTCAAAGtgtaaaacttgaaaataatgattttattacacTCAATTATTGTGGACTatgttaagttatattttagtatactaatacaataatagtaaattaatattacattattaaaaaccttcattaaactataaattttattaaaatatagttgataaaatgtttcttataatactatttatttatacttttgttaaaataatattttttttaggattttgGTGATGGAGGTGCTTTTCCAGAAATCCAAGTTGCGCAATATCCATTGAATATGGgaaaagaaaataaagaatCTGTTTCAAATGCTCTTGCATTACAGTTAACTTCTGATGGTAAAGTTAAATATGATGTGCTTGCTCGTCAAGGTCAAAGAAAAGATAAAGtgatttattcaaaactatcTGACATGCTTCCATCGGAGGTGATCAATGAAGATGACCCTTCTCTGCAAAAGCCTGATTCAGATGAAGTTGCAGACATTACTGAAAAAACAAGGGCAGCACTAGAAAAGCTGACTAATTCTAAAGTTTCGGCTGCATTACCAGTACGAGCGGCAGATAAACCTGTAAGTCttaaggtttttaatttttataaatatacttatttttaaaatatttatgattaggCTCCTGTACAATGGTTCCGTTATACCCCTACTGAACAAGgaaaagaatataattcaGGTTCAAAACAACGCGTAGTAAGATTAGTGGAGGCTCAGAAAGATCCTATGGAACCCccgaaattcaaaattaataaaaaaatacctcgAGGTCCTCCATCACCTCCTGCACCATTAATGCATTCTCCAACCAGAAAGACATCTGTTAAAGAACAGAAAGAATGGAAAATTCCACCATGTATATCAAATTGGAAAAATGCCAAAGGTTATACAATTCCATTAGATAAGAGGTTAGCTGCTGATGGCCGAGGTTTACaacaaaatcatataaatgaaaaGTTTGCTAAGCTG contains the following coding sequences:
- the LOC113556397 gene encoding tRNA-dihydrouridine(47) synthase [NAD(P)(+)]-like, with translation MSSINKDLCLNELNEQTNTTVDTNITSIVKEENKGIACIKKEYIIERHVPKLAINYISESDKNQLNEDEPPSKKQKCTKSVLKGQNKSRNCTYYQIPQENLCSNLVDGIETGSCTFEKCKFLHNVTEYLEKKPDDIDQTCYVYSLKGRCPRGLTCRYGSSHIENGKNIVNQTIYETWNKCKNETNNQNCGKTLSKENMLKLRKKLYNFTKSEDAVKKIDKDKDLGPLIEESYKKINWENKLYLAPLTTVGNLPFRRVCKELGADITCSEMVLSSSLLQGHNQEWALTKRHETEDIFGIQICGNNPYMLAKSAQVLQENVSMDFLDLNLGCPLDQIYKQGAGSGLLLRSKKLEVCLKSMRTVLDVPLTVKSRSGVNKDQNIAHDLIPMFKDSGVSLITVHGRSRDQRYTKMADWNYVNECAKLASPVPVFSSGDIMSYEDYINTKQQFPDITGAMIGRGALIKPWIFTEIKENRHWDISSSERLGILRKFVNYGLEHWGSDTRGVETTRRFLLEWLSFCYRYIPVGILERVPQKVNERPPNYKGRDDLETLMASGNCADWIEISKMLLGPVPNGFQFLPKHKANSWK
- the LOC113556408 gene encoding SNW domain-containing protein 1-like, which translates into the protein MSLFSVLPAPTQFLQDLEEDDESNETLAEKTNTFEVYAVKIPPYGNRNGWVPRTVEDFGDGGAFPEIQVAQYPLNMGKENKESVSNALALQLTSDGKVKYDVLARQGQRKDKVIYSKLSDMLPSEVINEDDPSLQKPDSDEVADITEKTRAALEKLTNSKVSAALPVRAADKPAPVQWFRYTPTEQGKEYNSGSKQRVVRLVEAQKDPMEPPKFKINKKIPRGPPSPPAPLMHSPTRKTSVKEQKEWKIPPCISNWKNAKGYTIPLDKRLAADGRGLQQNHINEKFAKLAEALYIADRKAREAVEMRAQLEKKMAQKEKEKKEEHLRAMAQKAREERAGIRLPGSAKNDESRERDQLRLERQKDRARDRNLARNADSRKNKVLRDRDISEQIALGLPAITRKTGDTQYDQRLLNTTAGMDTGFGDDEEYNVYDKPWRGNSSLAQHIYRPSANIDKDVYGDDLEKIAKTNRFVPNKEFSGTDRDPKASGRSGPVQFEKHQQEEDPFGLDQFLTQAKHASKRSQPQQQDRDKRRRKD